A region of the Chlamydia felis Fe/C-56 genome:
CAAGCTTTATCGCTGATCCTACAAAAGATTTTGTTTATTATCTATAGCGAGAAATAAATATTAGTTACGGAAAATACAGACGATTATTTCTTATGCTCTGGCAAACAAAGCTTTTGATTGGCGTAAATAACATCAGAATTTAGTTTATTAAGTTTTTTTAATTCCGCGACCGGGATTTTATATTTCGTAGCAATTTTCCCTAAGGTTTCTCCAGGTTGTACAACATGGATATGAGAAGGAACCTCATTAGAAAGATCGGTATAAGTTTCTGGAGAAGAGCCGTCAACAAGAGCAAGAAGAGAACGTCGTAAAAGACGAATGTCTTGAGAAAGTGTTTTATGGTGTTGCTGTACTTCTTGAAGTTTGTTTTGCAGCGTAGATTGGATATCTTTTACAGAAGCGGTAAGAACTGAAACTGTTTTTGCTAGGGTTTTGTATTCGATTTCTAATTGTTGGATTTGTTTTGTAAGAGCGTCCGGTTTTGTAGACGACAGTTTTTGTATTTTACTATCCTGCTCATCTATACGATCAGCTAACATCTGGATGTCCGCTTCATGACATAACAATTTTGCAGAAGCGTCTTCTACTTCTGCAAGCACTGCTTGTAGGGACGGAGACTTTCCGGCTTCCGCAGGAAGTACCGCTCCTAGACAAAACCATAATCCGCAATAGAACAAATATTTACAATTAACGTGCATGGACTTTGAATTCTGTACGACGATTTTGTTGCCAGGCAAGCTCATTATGACCTGAGTTTATTGGCTGCTCTTTTCCGTAAGATATCGTAAATAAACGTTCTGGAGAAATTCCTTGTTTAATTAGATGTTGCTTAACAGCATTAGCGCGGCGTGCTCCTAAGGCTAAATTATAAGCAGCAGCTCCGCGTTCGTCAGTATGACCTTCTATATAGAGCGTTGTTTTTGGAGATTTTTGCATCTGACGAACAAGGCTAGATAAAATAGCAAGGTTTTCTTCGCCTTTAATGGTATAACTGTCAGTTGCAAATGTGATATTCCGGAAGGAAACCGATTGGCTACTTGTTTGGTATAACTGCTCTTCTTTAGAATCATAGGAATCAGCAAAATTTTGATTCATCTCTTCATCAGTATAAAGAGGAACAAAAGCAAAGTTTTGTTTTTTTCTTTTGGGACGTTGACAGTCTTGGCAAGTAATATCCCAATCACCGCAAGGATAAGAGCATGAAGGCAGGGCGAAAAGGGCGAGTAAAAAACAACCCAATACGCTTAAATATTTCTTTTTCATAAGATTCTCTTTATTGGTTATTAGGGAATCCTCCCCAGGAAGGGAAACGTTTTTCCCCCAATCCTATAACAATTTTGTTAGTTTTTTGGGTAATCAGACTTAATAAATAAAGCTCTGATTCTCCTGAATTTCCCGCGCTATAAACAAGGTGATGACTATCAATAGCCCATGAAGGCCCTTCCTTATCTATAGGAGTTGTTGTTAGTTGGTAATCTTTTCCTGTGGAAAGGTCGTATAGGCAAATTTGCCGAACACCCTTAATTACAGAGCAAAAGGCTATTTTTTTACCATCCGGAGACCATGAAGGGCAACTGCTATTTCTATATTTTTTGGTTAGTAGACGTGGAGTTTGGATTTCAGGATCTACTTGAATGATGTATAGGCGTGGTCTGCCGTCTTTATTAGAAACAAAAACTAATTTAGAACCATCGGGACTAAAAGAGGGGTTGCCCTGTGTTCCAAAAGATTCATTCAAAACTCTGCGAGGTTTGCCCATAGCTCCTTGGGATGGCGAAAAACCCTGAAGGAATAAATCAGGATTCCCGTAAGCATCCGAGATAAAAGCTAACTGTTTTTTCCTCGGAGAAAAGACCGGCATAAACTGATTCCCTTGTAAATTGAGAACTTTTTTTCCTGAGGTATTCTCTAAAGAACCTAGAAAAATTTTGGGAATGCCAAATTTGTAAGAAACATAGAAGTAGGGGTTATTGCTGCCTATGTTCAGCCAGTTTGGAGTAATGGATAAGGAATTTTCTTGCGTAAGGGCTCGTAAATTCTCCCCGTCATAATCTACCGACCAAAGCTCTCCCTGTTTTAATTCGCCATCATGAGGATTCTTACTTAATGAGAAAACTATTTTTCCAGAACTAATTCCAGGAACTCTGGTAAGGGCGTAGTGGATCTTATCTGCTACCTCATGTATTTTTTGTCGGTTGATAGCGATGTCTTCCGTAAGCACTAAAGAATGAAAAGGTCGAGGGTTGTGAGTGCCTCGGGATAGGGTAAATACAAGTTCAGGATAGTGAGAAGAAATAACAATACTAAACGGTGCGGATATTTCTCCGGATTTAACAAGAAGGGGTTGAAGACGATCTCCGAGAGCTAGATCCTTGACGAAGATACTGCATAATGAGCGTAGGTATTTTGTCTGTTTTGCATCATTAGGACCGATATTCAGCTCTACATGAATAGGTAAAAGGGTGTTTTCCGAGCGTACGGAAACTTCTAAATCTTTAGCATAGAGGGAAACCATTCCAAAAATTAGGAAGGTACTGACAAATAAACGTCGTAACATTCCAATAGCCCCTACTGTGTTAAGACTCATTACTCAGGAGTTTAATATGAAAAACGATATTTTTCGAGATTTTGTATTTGTCCAAGAATTTTTTAAAGGGAATTTCATAGATACGCATGAGAATTAATTGCTTTTCTGCTTCGCTAATTTCAGATAATAAAACGCAATCATGGATAGTCCCTTGAGGAGTTAAGATTAGCTTTACTCTTACTTCCCTGGAAAAAGGCAGCACAATATATTCACGGAGTAATTGGCATAGTTCTTCTTCTTGAGTCATTGCTAAAGATGAGTGTACGGTAAGTTCTCTGCTTTTAGGAAGAGATAGGTCGGCAAGCTGCGCATTGCTATCGTCAAGATGTTGCGAGAGCGTTTTTGTAAGATTTGCAATGGCCTTAAGCTTTGCCTTTCTTTCAAGGGTATTTTTTTGGACCATTTTATCTTCTGTTTGAGGTTTTGGCGCAGGCTTTTCTTTTTCTACCGTCTTAGGAATCGGAATTTTTTTAACGCTATCCAGCTTTTTCTTTTCTATAGGTGTTTTAGAAGTCTGCTTTTGATCGAGTTTTTCAACAGTAGTTTGTTTGGTTAAGATTGTTTGTGCTGGTGTGGGAGGTTTTGGCTGCGTTGTTACATGAGGGGGATCTCTGAAAGTAACGAGTTTTTCTTTGAAAGGAAGTAGTTTGGGTTGTTTTTTTTGCGTTGGAGAGCACACAAGGAGAATGAGACAGGCTCCGTGGAAAATCGTTGCAAAGAGAATA
Encoded here:
- the tolB gene encoding Tol-Pal system protein TolB is translated as MLRRLFVSTFLIFGMVSLYAKDLEVSVRSENTLLPIHVELNIGPNDAKQTKYLRSLCSIFVKDLALGDRLQPLLVKSGEISAPFSIVISSHYPELVFTLSRGTHNPRPFHSLVLTEDIAINRQKIHEVADKIHYALTRVPGISSGKIVFSLSKNPHDGELKQGELWSVDYDGENLRALTQENSLSITPNWLNIGSNNPYFYVSYKFGIPKIFLGSLENTSGKKVLNLQGNQFMPVFSPRKKQLAFISDAYGNPDLFLQGFSPSQGAMGKPRRVLNESFGTQGNPSFSPDGSKLVFVSNKDGRPRLYIIQVDPEIQTPRLLTKKYRNSSCPSWSPDGKKIAFCSVIKGVRQICLYDLSTGKDYQLTTTPIDKEGPSWAIDSHHLVYSAGNSGESELYLLSLITQKTNKIVIGLGEKRFPSWGGFPNNQ
- a CDS encoding inclusion-associated protein — encoded protein: MKKTLPYILFATIFHGACLILLVCSPTQKKQPKLLPFKEKLVTFRDPPHVTTQPKPPTPAQTILTKQTTVEKLDQKQTSKTPIEKKKLDSVKKIPIPKTVEKEKPAPKPQTEDKMVQKNTLERKAKLKAIANLTKTLSQHLDDSNAQLADLSLPKSRELTVHSSLAMTQEEELCQLLREYIVLPFSREVRVKLILTPQGTIHDCVLLSEISEAEKQLILMRIYEIPFKKFLDKYKISKNIVFHIKLLSNES
- a CDS encoding OmpA family protein, translated to MKKKYLSVLGCFLLALFALPSCSYPCGDWDITCQDCQRPKRKKQNFAFVPLYTDEEMNQNFADSYDSKEEQLYQTSSQSVSFRNITFATDSYTIKGEENLAILSSLVRQMQKSPKTTLYIEGHTDERGAAAYNLALGARRANAVKQHLIKQGISPERLFTISYGKEQPINSGHNELAWQQNRRTEFKVHAR
- a CDS encoding LysM peptidoglycan-binding domain-containing protein, which codes for MHVNCKYLFYCGLWFCLGAVLPAEAGKSPSLQAVLAEVEDASAKLLCHEADIQMLADRIDEQDSKIQKLSSTKPDALTKQIQQLEIEYKTLAKTVSVLTASVKDIQSTLQNKLQEVQQHHKTLSQDIRLLRRSLLALVDGSSPETYTDLSNEVPSHIHVVQPGETLGKIATKYKIPVAELKKLNKLNSDVIYANQKLCLPEHKK